In Anas acuta unplaced genomic scaffold, bAnaAcu1.1 SCAFFOLD_233, whole genome shotgun sequence, a single genomic region encodes these proteins:
- the TMEM160 gene encoding transmembrane protein 160 yields MAAAAAGGGLRREALSLYRQLLRAAAGKPGFAARIRQEFRRGAALPPRDRLRAEFLLRRGRRQLQQLRAPSTARMGVFGAPPGGCAATGAGRFFGGGKGRPRDTGRGLPACPARCHRAGPVPGGGAALTDAGLRQRAPGAPRDRQRRGRDRRRRRPWAGGGEARGGRRRRRCGGCGGRRGGRRGGGSRYSPGRPPPTATELERADAWLLRKALEGGLLSWFRNGLLATGIGVISYVQSDTGRDAAYGFFILGGLCVSYGAGSYLLNLVLLRRPMMLPAPTAAANAAAAALLALLWLCALSLYVGRLEVEIVPEEPPPEHRRPPEK; encoded by the exons atggcggcggcggcggcgggcgggggccTGCGGCGGGAGGCGCTGAGCCTCTACCGGCAGCTGCTGCGGGCCGCCGCCGGCAAACCGGGCTTCGCGGCGCGGATCCGCCAGGAGTTCCGGCGGggggcggcgctgcccccccgggACCGGCTCCGCGCCGAGTTCCTGCTccgccggggccgccgccaACTGCAGCAGCTGCGGGCCCCCAGCACCGCCCGCATGGGCGTCTTCGGGGCCCCCCCCGGTGGCTGCGCTGCGACCGGGGCGG GacgtttttttgggggggggaaggggcggCCCCGGGACACCGGGCGGGGCCTCCCGGCGTGCCCCGCGCGCTGCCACCGGGCGGGGCCGGTTCCCGGGGGCGGGGCGGCGCTGACGGACGCGGGGCTCCGCCAACGGGCACCGGGGGCCCCGCGGGACCGGCAGCGGCGAGGCCGGGaccggaggcggcggcggccatgggctggtggtggggaggcgcggggcgggcggcggcggcggcgctgcggAGGCTgcggggggcggcgcggggggcgcagggggggggggtcccggtacagccccggccgccccccgcccaCCGCCACCGAGCTGGAGCGGGCGGACGCGTGGCTGCTGCGGAAGGCGCTGGAGGGCG GGCTCCTGTCCTGGTTCCGCAATGGGCTCCTGGCCACCGGCATCGGCGTCATCTCCTACGTGCAGAGCGACACCGGGCGCGACGCCGCCTACG GGTTTTTCATCCTGGGGGGCCTGTGCGTGTCCTACGGGGCGGGCTCCTACCTGCTGAACCTGGTGCTGCTGCGGCGCCCCATGATGCTGCCGGCCCCCACGGCCGCCGCcaacgccgccgccgccgcgctgctCGCCCTGCTCTGGCTCTGCGCCCTCTCCCTCTACGTCGGGCGCCTCGAGGTCGAGATCGTCCCCgaggagcccccccccgagcACCGACGGCCCCCCGAGAAGTAA
- the TBCB gene encoding LOW QUALITY PROTEIN: tubulin-folding cofactor B (The sequence of the model RefSeq protein was modified relative to this genomic sequence to represent the inferred CDS: deleted 1 base in 1 codon) codes for MELELYGPAEEPLGRLDCDEALLGSYPVADGCRVHVIDRSGARIGEFEDVSQVPKYEMPESDYDKRPESLRAFLKQRQWGRYDEAAARRQAAEQEQRRAQEAALAAALPLGSRCQVQLPGQPCRRGTIMYVGLTDFKPGHWVGVRYDEPLGKHDGSVGGRRYFECPPKYGAFVKPQSVTAGDFPEEDYGLDEL; via the exons ATGGAGCTGGAGCTCTACGGCCCCGCCGAGGAGCCGCTGGGGCGCCTGGACTGCGACGAGGCC CTGCTGGGCTCCTACCCGGTGGCCGACGGCTGCCGAGTGCAC GTGATCGACCGCAGCGGGGCGCGCATCGGGGAGTTCGAGGACGTGTCGCAGGTGCCCAAATACGAAATGCCCGAGAGCGACTACGACAAGCGCCcag agTCCCTGCGGGCCTTCCTGAAGCAGCGGCAGTGGGGCCGTTACGAcgaggcggcggcgcggcgccAGGCGGCCGAGCAGGAGCAGCGGCGGGCGCAGGAGGCGGCGCTGGCGGCCGCCCTCCCGCTGGGCTCCCGCTGCCAGGTGCAGCTGCCGGGGCAGCCCTGCCGCAGGGGCACCATCATGTACGTGG gTCTCACTGACTTCAAACCCGGCCACTGGGTGGGCGTCCGCTACGACGAGCCCCTGGGCAAGCACGACGGCAG cgTCGGCGGCCGCCGGTACTTCGAGTGCCCCCCCAAGTACGGCGCCTTCGTCAAGCCACAGAGCGTCACCGCCGGAGACTTCCCCGAGGAGGACTACGGGCTGGACGAGCTGTGA
- the ARHGAP35 gene encoding rho GTPase-activating protein 35 has translation MMMARKQDVRIPTYNISVVGLSGTEKEKGQCGIGKSCLCNRFVRPSADEFHLDHTSVLSTSDFGGRVVNNDHFLYWGEVVRSLEDCAECKMHVVEQTEFIDDQTFQPHRSTALQPYIKRAAATKLASAEKLMYFCTDQLGLEQDFEQKQMPDGKLLVDGFLLCIDVSRGMNRNFDDQLKFVSNLYNQLAKTKKPIVVVLTKCDEGVERYIRDAHTFALSKKNLQVVETSARSNVNIDLAFNTLVQLVDKSRGKTKIIPYFEALKQQSQQIAAAKDKYEWLVSRIVKNHNETWSNVSRKMQSSAEYQEYVYLEGTQKAKKLFLQHVHRLKQEHIERRRKIYLAKLPQAFDALVPDLDEIDHLSCVKVQKLLEAKPDFLKWFVVLEETPWDATSHIDNMENERIPFDLMETQPAEQLYEAHLEKLRNERKRAEMRRAFKENLETSPFITPGKPWEEARSFIMNEDFYMWLEESIYMDIYSKHQKQIIEKAKEEFQELLLEYSELFYELELDAKPSKEKMGVIQEVLGEEQRFKALQKLQAERDALILKHIHFVYHPTKETCPSCPDCIDSKIEQLVSSCFIRPSERNQKNLLSDANIDRINLVILGKDGLARELANEIRALCTNDDKYVIEGKMYELSLRPIEGNVRLPVNAFQTPTFQPHGCLCLYNSKESLSYVVESIEKSRESTIGRRENHLAHLPLTLMLVNKRGDTSGETLHSLVQQGQQIASKLQCVFLDPASAGIAYGRNINEKQISQVLKGLLDSKRNLNLVSSTSSIKELADVDLRIVMCLMCGDPFDADDLLAPILQSQSYRPSPCGSSSSILLELAVGPHRRRLELSLLSYHSSFSVRKSRLVHGYIVFYAAKRKASLAMLRAFLCEVQDIIPVQLVALTDGAVDILDNELSREQLSEGEEIAQEIDGKFTAIPCSQPQHKLEIFHSFFKDVVEKKNIIEATHMYDNVAEACSTTEEVFNSPRAGSPLCNSNLQDSEEDIEPPTYSPFREDTAVPALPKDHSKLSMELEGNDGLSFISVMSTFESKLNNKVPPPVKPKPPVHFDITKGDLSYLEQGHRDGQRKSVSSSSWLPTDGFDPSDYAEPMDAVVKPRNEEENIYSVPHDSTQGKIITIRNINKAQSNGSGNGSDSEMDTSSLERGRKVSAVSKPVLYRTRCTRLGRFASYRTSFSVGSDDELGPIRKKEEDQSSQGYKGDNAVIPYESADGEDPRRRNILRSLRRTTKKPKPKPRPSITKAMWESNYFGVPLSSVVTPEKPIPIFIERCIEYIEATGLSTEGIYRVSGNKSEMESLQRQFDQDHNLDLAEKDFTVNTVAGAMKSFFSELPDPLVPYNMQIELVEAHKINDREQKLHALKEVLRKFPKENYEVFKYVIGHLNKVSHNHRVNLMTSENLSICFWPTLMRPDFSTMDALTATRTYQTIIELFIQQCPFFFYNRPILDTPSAAPGSPSAAAPAGAPFLPAAPGTAQPSPPQTPPPSPQSPVQPLLPAPLHAEQHSL, from the exons ATGATGATGGCAAGAAAGCAAGATGTTCGCATTCCCACCTATAACATTAGCGTGGTGGGGTTGTCGGGGAcggagaaggagaaggggcaGTGCGGCATCGGGAAATCCTGCCTGTGCAACCGCTTCGTCCGGCCCAGCGCCGACGAATTTCACCTGGACCACACCTCGGTCCTCAGCACCAGTGACTTTGGGGGAAGGGTGGTCAATAACGACCACTTCCTCTACTGGGGGGAGGTGGTGCGCTCCCTGGAGGACTGCGCCGAGTGTAAAATGCACGTGGTGGAGCAGACGGAGTTCATCGACGACCAGACCTTTCAGCCGCAccgcagcacagccctgcagccctaCATCAAGAGGGCTGCGGCGACCAAGCTGGCGTCGGCTGAAAAGCTCATGTACTTTTGCACTGATCAGCTCGGGCTGGAGCAGGACTTTGAACAAAAACAGATGCCGGACGGAAAGCTGCTGGTCGATGGCTTCCTTCTCTGCATTGACGTTAGCAGGGGTATGAACAGGAACTTTGACGATCAGCTGAAATTCGTTTCCAACCTTTACAATCAGCTGGCCAAAACGAAAAAGCCCATCGTGGTGGTCCTGACGAAGTGCGACGAGGGCGTGGAGCGGTACATTCGGGATGCACACACTTTTGCCTTAAGCAAAAAGAACCTGCAGGTGGTGGAGACGTCGGCCCGCTCCAACGTCAACATCGACCTGGCCTTCAACACCTTGGTGCAGCTCGTCGACAAGAGCCGGGGGAAGACGAAAATCATCCCCTACTTCGAGGCTTtgaagcagcagagccagcagatCGCCGCCGCCAAGGACAAGTACGAGTGGCTGGTGAGCCGCATCGTCAAGAACCACAACGAGACGTGGTCCAACGTCAGCCGCAAGATGCAGTCCTCGGCGGAGTACCAGGAGTACGTCTACCTGGAGGGGACGCAGAAAGCCAAGAAGCTCTTCCTGCAGCACGTCCACCGCCTCAAGCAGGAGCACATCGAGCGCAGGAGGAAGATCTATCTCGCCAAGCTCCCTCAGGCCTTCGATGCCCTCGTCCCCGACCTGGACGAGATCGATCACCTGAGCTGCGTGAAGGTGCAGAAGCTCCTGGAGGCGAAGCCGGATTTCCTCAAGTGGTTCGTGGTCCTGGAGGAGACCCCCTGGGACGCCACGAGCCACATCGACAACATGGAGAACGAGCGCATCCCTTTCGACCTGATGGAGACCCAGCCCGCCGAGCAGCTCTACGAGGCTCACTTGGAGAAGCTGAGGAACGAGAGGAAAAGGGCGGAGATGAGGAGGGCTTTCAAAGAAAACCTGGAGACCTCCCCTTTCATCACGCCTGGGAAGCCCTGGGAGGAAGCCCGCAGCTTCATCATGAACGAGGATTTCTACATGTGGCTGGAGGAGTCCATCTACATGGACATCTACAGCAAGCACCAAAAACAGATCATCGAGAAGGCCAAGGAGGAGttccaggagctgctcctggagTACTCGGAGCTCTTCTACGAGCTGGAGCTCGACGCCAAGCCCAGCAAGGAGAAGATGGGCGTCAtccaggaggtgctgggagaggagcagcgCTTCAAAGCCTTGCAGAAGCTGCAGGCCGAGCGGGACGCCCTGATCCTCAAGCACATCCATTTCGTCTACCACCCGACGAAGGAGACGTGCCCGAGCTGCCCGGATTGCATCGACTCCAAGATCGAGCAGCTGGTCAGCTCCTGCTTCATCAGGCCCTCGGAGCGCAACCAGAAGAACTTGCTGTCGGACGCCAACATCGACAGGATCAACCTGGTGATCCTGGGCAAGGACGGGCTGGCGCGGGAGCTGGCCAACGAGATCCGGGCGCTGTGCACCAACGACGACAAGTACGTGATCGAGGGCAAGATGTACGAGCTGTCCCTGCGGCCGATCGAGGGCAACGTGCGGCTGCCCGTCAACGCCTTCCAGACGCCCACCTTCCAGCCCCACGGCTGCCTCTGCCTCTACAACTCCAAGGAGTCGCTCTCCTACGTCGTGGAGAGCATCGAGAAGAGCCGGGAGTCCACCATCGGCCGGAGGGAGAACCACTTGGCCCACCTGCCCCTCACCCTGATGCTGGTCAACAAGAGGGGGGACACGAGCGGCGAGACCCTGCACAGCCTGgtccagcagggccagcagatCGCCAGCAAGCTGCAGTGCGTCTTCCTCGACCCCGCCTCGGCCGGCATCGCCTACGGCCGCAACATCAACGAGAAGCAGATCAGCCAGGTCCTGAAGGGGCTGCTGGACTCCAAGCGCAACCTCAACCTGGTCAGCTCCACCTCCAGCATcaaggagctggcggacgtgGACCTGCGCATCGTCATGTGCCTGATGTGCGGCGACCCCTTCGACGCCGACGACCTCCTGGCGCCCATCCTGCAGTCGCAGAGCTACCGGCCCTCGCCGtgcggcagcagcagctccatccTCCTCGAGCTGGCCGTCGGGCCCCACCGGAGGCGCCTGGAGCTCTCGCTGCTCTCCTACCACTCGTCCTTCAGCGTCAGGAAAAGCCGCCTGGTCCACGGCTACATCGTCTTCTACGCGGCCAAGCGCAAGGCGTCCTTGGCCATGCTCCGTGCCTTCCTGTGCGAGGTGCAGGACATCATCCCCGTGCAGCTCGTGGCGCTCACCGACGGCGCCGTCGACATCCTGGACAACGAGCTGAGCCGGGAGCAGCTGAGCGAGGGCGAGGAGATCGCCCAGGAGATCGACGGCAAGTTCACCGCCatcccctgcagccagccccagcacaagcTGGAGATCTTCCACTCCTTTTTCAAGGACgtggtggagaaaaaaaacatcatcgAGGCCACCCACATGTACGACAACGTGGCCGAGGCGTGCAGCACGACGGAGGAGGTGTTCAACTCGCCGCGGGCGGGCTCGCCGCTCTGCAACTCCAACCTGCAGGACTCGGAGGAGGACATCGAGCCCCCCACCTACAGCCCCTTCAGGGAGGACACGGCCGTGCCCGCCCTGCCCAAAGACCACTCGAAGCTCTCCATGGAGCTGGAGGGGAACGACGGCTTGTCTTTCATCTCCGTCATGAGCACTTTTGAAAGCAAGCTGAACAACAAAGTACCTCCTCCGGTGAAACCAAAGCCCCCCGTGCATTTCGACATCACCAAGGGGGACCTCTCGTATTTGGAGCAGGGGCACCGGGACGGGCAGAGGAAGTCGgtgtcctccagcagctggctgcCCACGGACGGCTTCGACCCCTCCGACTACGCCGAGCCGATGGACGCCGTGGTCAAGCCGAGGAACGAGGAGGAGAACATCTACTCCGTGCCCCACGACAGCACGCAGGGCAAGATCATCACCATCCGCAACATCAACAAGGCGCAGTCCAACGGCAGCGGCAACGGCTCGGACAGCGAGATGGACACGAGCTCGCTGGAGCGGGGCCGCAAAGTCTCGGCCGTCAGCAAGCCCGTGCTGTATCGGACGCGCTGCACGAGGCTCGGCCGCTTTGCCAGCTACCGGACCAGCTTCAGCGTGGGCAGCGACGACGAACTGGGGCCGATTCGGAAGAAGGAGGAAGACCAGAGCTCCCAGGGGTATAAGGGCGACAACGCCGTTATCCCCTACGAGTCGGCGGACGGGGAGGACCCCCGGCGGAGGAACATCCTGCGCAGCCTGAGGAGGACGACGAAG AAACCAAAGCCCAAGCCTCGGCCGTCCATCACGAAGGCGATGTGGGAAAGCAACTATTTCGGGGTGCCTCTGAGCAGCGTGGTGACCCCGGAGAAACCCATCCCCATCTTCATCGAGAGGTGCATCGAGTACATCGAGGCCACAG GGCTGAGCACCGAAGGCATCTATCGCGTGAGCGGCAACAAGTCCGAGATGGAGAGCTTGCAGCGGCAGTTCGACCAGG ATCACAACCTGGACCTGGCCGAGAAGGATTTCACCGTGAACACCGTGGCCGGGGCCATGAAGAGTTTCTTCTCGGAGCTGCCCGACCCCCTGGTCCCCTACAACATGCAGATCGAGCTGGTGGAGGCCCACA AAATCAACGACCGGGAGCAGAAGCTCCACGCGCTGAAGGAGGTGCTGAGGAAGTTTCCCAAGGAGAACTACGAGGTCTTCAAATACGTCATCGGGCACCTGAACAA GGTCAGCCACAACCACCGGGTGAACCTGATGACGAGCGAGAACCTCTCCATCTGCTTCTGGCCCACGCTGATGCGCCCCGACTTCAGCACCATGGACGCCCTGACGGCCACCCGCACCTACCAGACAATCATCGAACTCTTCATCCAGCAGTGCCCCTTCTTTTTCTACAACCGGCCCATCCTCGACACCCCCAGTGCCGCCCCCGGCTCTCCatccgccgccgcccccgccggcGCCCCCTTCCTCCCCGCCGCGCCGGGCACGGCTCAGCCTTcgcccccccagacccctccgCCGTCGCCGCAGTCGCCCGTCCAACCTctcctcccggccccgctccacGCGGAGCAGCACTCGCTGTGA